The DNA region AGGCGCCAAGCCGCTCGACCAGTTGTTCGCTCGTGTCGGCATGGATCGCTAGGCGGCAGTCAAACGCTTCGCGCCGCGCCGCGACGGCGGCGGTCTCCGCTACCGGCGTCGCGGGCGTGATCGCCCCGGCCCAGCGGCGGGCCTGCTCCGCAAGCGCCGCCGGCGTGCGAGCCGACAGCGTCACCCAAGAAAAGGTGTCAGGAACCTTTTCTAATAAGGTTCCTGGCGCCTTATTCGGCGCCGACTCAAGCACCGCGTGGGCGTTCGCGCCCCCGAAACCGAAGCTGCTGACCCCCGCGCGGCGGACGCGGCCCTCTTCTTCCGGCCAGGCGCGTAGCTCGCCGGAGACCTCCAACGGCAGCGACCAGTCGATGTGCGGGCTCGGTGCGGCGAAGTTCAGCGTCGGCGGCTGCTGGCCGTGGTGCAGCGCTAGGCAGGCCTTGATCAGCCCCGCTACGCCGGCGGCACCTTCTAGGTGGCCGATGTTCGTCTTTACGCTGCCGACCGCGAGCGGCCTGTGGCGCTCGCCGAACACCGCGCCTAGCGCGCCCATCTCGGTCGGGTCGCCAAGTTCCGTGCCGGTGCCGTGCGCCTCGATGTAGTCGATATCGGCCGGCTTCAGGCCCGACGCCGCGAGCGCCTGCCGGATCACGGCTTGTTGTGACGGGCCGCTGGGCGCGGTGAGCCCGTTGCTGCGGCCGTCTTGGCCTACCGCCGTGCCGCGCAGCACCGCCCACACTCGGTCGCCGTCGGCGAGCGCCGCGGAGAGCCGCTTGAGCACCACCACGCCGCAGCCCTCACCACGCACGAAGCCGTCGGCGCCCGCGGCGAATGCGCGGATCTCGCCGCGGGGCGAGAGCATGCCGGCTTGGCTGAGGTTGATGCTCAGCTCGGGAGAGAGCATCAGGTTCACGCCGCCGGCGATCGCGAGGTCGCTCTCGCCGCTCCGCACGCTCTGGGCCGCGTAGTGGATCGCGGTGAGCGACGAAGAGCAAGCGGTGTCGATGGCGACCGACGGCCCCACCAGCCCGAGCCAGTAGCTGAGCCGCCCGACCGCCGTGCTGTGGGCGTTGCCGGTGCCGAGGTAGGCGTCGATCTGGCTGGCGTCGCGCTGCGTGAGCAGGTGGAGGTAGTCGTTGCTGCAGATGCCCAGGAACACGCCGGTGCGGCTGCCGCGGAGCCGGCTCGTTTCTAGCCCGGCGTCTTCCAACGCGGTCCAGGCGGTCTCGAAGAACACGCGGTGCTGCGGGTCGAGCGAGGCCGCCTCGCGGCTCGAGAGCCCGAAGAAGCCGGCGTCGAACTGATCGACCCCGTCCAGGAACCCGCCGCGGCTGCTCGCGATCTTGCCGGGCTGCTTGGCCGCGGTCGCGGCCAGCTCGGCGTGCCCCCAGCGGTCGGCCGGCACGTCGCTAAGCCCGCTGCGCCCCTCGGACAGCAGCCGCCAGTACGCGTCGAGGTCTGCGGCGCCGGGGAACCGGCAGCCGATGCCGACGACCGCCAGCGGCTCGTGCTGGGCGTCGCGCGCCTGGCGCAGCCGGCTGCGGGCGTCCTTGAGCGCAGCCGCAATGCCGGCGAGCGTCTCGGGCGAAAGCTCAGTGGTGGACAATTGATCCGACATACGATCCTTATGACTTTTTGCGGCCTCAGCGGGCCGCGTCCCACGATTGTAACTCGTCCTCGAGCGCGGCGAGGTCTTGCAAGACCGACGCCACGGCTAGCTCCGTGGCCGGCTGGGCTGATGGTTGTGACCGCCGCGACGGGGGTTTGGGGCCCAGCGGGTTGGCCTCGGGTTGCCGGGACCGGGTCGCTGGGGTCGTCGCCTCGTCAGCTGCGGGCGGCGTCAGGCTCTGTTGCGGCTTCGCCGCGTCCATCAGGCCGGCGAGATGCTCGGCCAGCCGGTCGATGGTCGGGTAGTCGAACACCAGGTTCGCGGGGGTCTCGACCCCCAGCGACGCGGTAAGCGCGTTCTTGAGCTCGAGCGTGGTCAGCGAGTCGAGCCCCAGCTCGAACAATGCGGCGTCCGAGGCGATCTGCTGGGCGTCCCGCATCCCCAGCACCGCGGCAAGCTGCTGCTTGAGGTGCGTCGCCAACAGCCCACGCCGCGCGAACCGCGGCGCCGCGTGGTACGCCTCTAGGAATCCGGGCGCCGCCGCGGCCGAGGCCTCGGCCCGCTGGTCGCGTAGCAGCTCGAACACCGGCGCGGCGCGGCGCGTGGGGCTCATCCGCTGGACGTCGAGCGGCGCAATCAACACGGAGGCGACGCCGCTGGTCAGCAGCCGACGCATGGCGTCGAGGCCGCGTGCGGGCGAGAGGGGGTCGAGCCCGGCGAGGTCGGTCCGCTGCTCGACGCCGCGGCGGGCCGCTTCGCCGATCCCGGCCCAGGGCCCCCACTGCAGCGCCAGCCCGGGCAGGCCTTGCCGCCGGCGCCAGGCTACCAGGGCGTCGAGGTACGCGTTGGCCGCGGCGTGGTTCGACTGGCCGGGGCTCCCCAGCAGGCCCGCCAGCGACGAGTAGACGACAAACAGCTCGACCGGATCGCCGGCCGTGAGCTCGTGCAGCAGCCAGCCGCCGCGGGCCTTGGCCGCGAACACACGGGCCACCGTCTCGGCGGTTTGCGCCTCGATGAGCCCATCGGCCAGGGCGCCGGCCGAGTGCACGACGCCGCGGATCGGCGCCCCCGCGGCGCGTACTTCGTCCAGAGCCGCGGCCAGTTGTGCGCGGTCGCTGATGTCGGCCAGCGCGACCACCACGCGGGCGCCATCGGCTTCGATGGCGCGGACCGCTTGGAGCTGCGCGGCGGTTGGTTCGCTCCGCCCCACCAGGCCGATCACGCCGGCGCCCCGCGCGGCGAGCAGCCGCGCGGTCTCGAGGCCGAGGTCTCCCAGCCCCCCGGCGACGACGTAGGCGCCGTCGGCGCGGATCACGGCCGGCGGTGCGGCCGGTTCGCCGGCGCCACCCGGGCAGACCAGCAGCTTGCCGATGTGCTCGGCCCGCTGCATCGCCCGCATCGCGTCGCCCAACCGGTCGAGCCCGTAGGGGTGCAGCGGCAGCGGCTTGAGCTCGCCGGCGTCGACGCGCGTCACGATGTCGGACAGCAGCCGAGAGACCATCGCGGGGTCTGCCTCGCACGCGTGCGCCAGGTCGACCTGCGAGTACACCACGTCGGGCCGCAACGCGGCGATCTGTGTCGCGACATCGCCCTCGGGCTTGGTGAGGTCGATGTAGCGGCCGCCGTGGGCGAGCGCCTTGAGGTTTTCTGCGACAAACGACTCGCCCAGCGCGTTGAGCACGACGTCGACGCCTTGCCCCTGGGTCGACGCCATCACCCCCGCGGCGAAGCCGGGCGACCGAGAATCAAACGCCGCGGCGACCGGCGTGTCGAGCAGCGCAACGTGCTTGGCCCGGCTCGCGGTGGCGTACACCTGCGCGCCACGCGCCGCGGCAATCTGCACCGCGGCCAGGCCGACCCCCCCGGTCGCGGCGTGGATCAGCACGCGCTGGCACGGGCAGAGCTCACCGATCTCTTCGAGGGCCAGCGACGCGGTGAGCATCGCAATGGGCAGCGTGGCTGCTTCGGTGAGCGAACAAGTCGCGGGCGCCAGGGCCACGACCTCCTCCGGGGCGACCACCCGGTCTGCGAACGTACGCGGCGCGATCGCGATGACGTGGTCCCCCGGCAAGAACCGGCTCACGCCGGCGCCGATGGCCCTCACCGAGCCGGAGCACTCGCCCCCCAGCGGCGGCTCGCCCGGGTACCGGCCCAGCGTGTTGAGCACGTCACGGAAGTTCAGGCCCGCTGCTTCGACCGCGATCTCGACCTCGCCGGCGGCCAGCGGCCGACGCGGCAGGCGCGCGAGACGCACCCCGTCGATCGAGCCGCGCTGGGCAATCTCTGCCACGCGGGCGCCGTCGGCCTCGGCCGCAACCCCGCCCGCCGCGCAGAGCCGAGCGGCAAGCCGGCGCCCGCCGGCCAGCACGATCTCTGGCTCGGTGGAATCGGACAGCAGTTCGTCGACGACGGCAATCACGTCGGGCTCCGTAGCGCTCGGCAGGTCGATCCGCCGGCAGGCTGCCTGGGGGCGTTCGTGCGCCAACGAACGCAGCACGCCCCACGCGGCCGCGGCGGCGGGAGAGTCTCCCCCCATCGCAGATTGGGCGCCACGCGTCACCAACACAAACCGATCGGCCCCCGACGCCCGCTGCACCGCGTCGATCACCCGCGTGGTGTACCGCTGGGCGTCCTCGCCGCTGGCGGCCTCGTCCATCGCTGTAAACAGCGTCGTACGAACGCCCTGGGCGGGGTTCGACACGCCGGCGACCGACGCCGACCCGCGACGGCGGGCGATCTCGTTTTCCAACCCGAGCAGCGGCGTGCCGTCGAGCGCCACCACATCGATCTCGCCGAAATCTGCCGTCGATTCGATTGCGCCTGTCGCGATTGACGCAACAATGACGCTGTTCTCCGGCGAGCCGCCCCGCGGCTCGGCCAGGCTGAGGCAGGCGGCCTCGGCGAAGCCCTCGGACCCGAGCAGCCCGGCCCAACGCGACTCGTCGATCAGTGGGTAGCCGGCCCGCAGCGAGGCGTCCTCACCCCGCCACCAGCCGTCCAGCATGCCGAACGAAAGGTCAAGCCAACGCAGCGGCCGCGTCCCTTCTACCAGCACGAGCACGCCCCCCGGCGCCAGCAGCCGCCGGGCGTGGCGGACCGACCGGGCGAGGTCGGCGGTGGCGTGCAGCACGTTGGCGGCGATCACGACGTCGTAGCCCCCCGCAGCGAACCCCTGGCCGGCGGGATCGCTCTCGATATCGAGGACCTCGAAGCTTAGTCCATCGCCGTCGAGCCCCCGCCCCGCGAACCGCCGCTTGGCGGGGGCAAGGAACGCCGGCGCGACGTCGGTGAACGTGTAGCGGAGGCGGTCGGCCCAGCCGCGACGCAGCACCCCTTCGGTCGTGGCGCCCGATCCGGCCCCGATCTCTAGCACCCGCAGCGACCTCCCCGCGGGGAGCCGGGCGACGCAGGCCTCGACCGCGTCGGCGACCGTTTCATTGAGCGCCTGGGCGCCAATCGAGGTGCGGTACAAATCGGCGGCGCCCCCGCCGCTGCTGGGGAACAGCAACTCAAGCGGTTCACAGCGCTCCAGCAACACGTCAACAAGCCGCGGTGCACACGCAGCGATCACCGCCAACTCAGGCGCCGCGGCCTGAAGCCCTTGCTGGGCCTCGGCGAGCGCGCGGGCCGCCTCGCCCGCGACGATCGGCCGCGCGAGCCGCAGACCTCGCTCATCGGCGACCAACCAGCCATCCTCGCGCAGCATCGCCACGATCCGCTCCAGCAGCCGCTGCCGGTTGGCGGGAACTACGGGCAAGTGATCGACCGCGTCGCCGACCCGCCGAGCGCCGCACAGTTCTGCCAGCGCCTCGGCCCCCCACAGCGTGCTGATGCGTTCTAGCTCGCCGAGCGCGTCGCGCCGGGCCGCCACCAACGCGTGGCGTCCCCGCTGCCGGGCGCCGCTGATGGCGGACGATAGGTCGAGCGCCGGCGGCTGCCACGCCGGCTCTGTGGCGCGTAGCCGCGGCGCCCAGGTGAGCTGGAAGTAGGGCGACTGGGGCGCGGCGACCCGCGCAAGCCGCACGCCACGCAGCGCGCCGACCGGCCGCTCGCCCAGCAAGAGATCGACATCGGCCAGCAAGAAGTCTCCTTCTTGCCGCGAAGCGACGCGGGCCGCGACGGACTGCTGGCCGTCCGGCAGGTCGGCCCAGGCCTCGGCGGCGCCCACCGGGACCCACGCCACCTGTTGATCGTCGGAAAGCGTCGCGGCGATCGCTTGCAGCGCGCAGTCCAGCAGCGGCGTCGCCCCGGCCGCGGCGAGCGTCGCCTCCGCGTAACCCGCGGCGCCGTGCAGCGTCCGCAGGCCGCGGAACGCGTTCTGGTAATCGAGCCCGTACGCGCTGCACGTGCGGTAGTGGTCGGCGACGTCGCGCGGCGCCAGCGCGGCTGCGCCGGCCGCGATCCGCTGCGACGCTTCTCCGCGCTGAAGCAGGCGGCCCGTGGCGCTGCGGACCCACGCCCCGGCGTCGCGCGAGAAGAACGCGATCGACCATCCCTCGCCCGCCGGCGTGAGCTGGGTTTGCAGCCGGGCGTCTTGCCCAGCGGCGGGCGTCACGCGTCGTTCGATCTTCAGGTCGACCAAACGCCAGGCTTGAGACGCGTTTACCAGCCCTCCGGCGGCCGCTGCCATCTCGATGTAAGCCGCGGCCGGCAGCGTCGGGGCGCCCTGCACCTGGTGGTCGTTGAGCCAACCGACCCGGGCGAGGTCGACCTCGAACACGTGCTGGCCGCCAGCGAGGTCGAGCCCTCGGCCCAGCAACGGGTGAACCACCGGCCCGGCTGCCCCGCGACCCGCCGCGGGATCGACGGGGAACCAGTAGCGGCGACGCTCGAACGGGTAGGTCGGCAGCGTCAGCGCCGGCAGCGGCCCCGCGACTAGCGGCGCGCCGCTGGCCAGCCAAGCAGCAATGTCCGCCGGGGGCGCCGCGTCGGCGGGGACGCCCCCCTCACGCCGATCGCTCGCCAGCCACTGCAGCAGCTTCTCCCGCAGCACGGCAGAGTCCGAAGCCCCCACCGCCAGCCGATGCCCGAACACTTCGCGCCGCGCCGCGACCGCGGCGATCTCGGCAACCGGCGTCGCGGGCGTGATCGCCCCGGCCCAGCGGCGTGCCTGCTCCGCAAGCGCCGCCGGCGTGCGCGCCGACAGCGTCACCCAAGAAAAGGTGTCAGGAACCTTTTCCGACAAGGTTCCTGGCGCCTTATTCGGCGCCGACTCAAGCACCGCGTGGGCGTTCGCGCCCCCGAAACCGAAGCTGCTGACCCCCGCGCGGCGGACGCGGCCCTCTTCTTCCGGCCAGGCGCGTAGCTCGCCGGAGACCTCCAACGGCAGCGACCAGTCGATGTGCGGGCTCGGTGCGGCGAAGTTCAGCGTCGGCGGCTGCTGGCCGTGGTGCAGCGCTAGGCAGGCCTTGATCAGCCCGGCTACGCCGGCCGCGCCTTCCAGGTGGCCGATGTTCGTCTTCACGCTGCCGACCGCGAGCGGCCTGTCGCGCTCGCCAAACACCGCGCCTAGCGCGCCCATCTCGGTCGGGTCGCCCAGCTCCGTGCCGGTGCCGTGCGCCTCGATGTAGTCGATATCGGCCGGCTTCAGGCCTGAGGCCGCGAGCGCCTGCCGGATCACGTCCTGTTGTGACGGGCCGCTGGGCGCGGTGAGCCCGTTGCTGCGGCCGTCTTGGCCTACCGCCGTGCCGCGCAGTACCGCCCACACGCGGTCGCCGTCGGCCAGCGCCGCGGAGAGCCGCTTGAGCACTACCACGCCGCAGCCCTCGCCACGCACAAAGCCGTCGGCGCCCGCGGCGAACGCGCGCGTTTCGCCGCCAGGAGAGAGCATCCCGGCACGGCACAGGGCGGTGGTGGTCTCTTCGCTCAGGATCAGGTTCACGCCGCCGGCGATCGCGAGGTCGCACTCGCCACGCCGCACCGCCGCGGCGGCTTGATGGACCGCCACCAGCGACGACGAGCACGCGGTGTCGACCGACCAGCTAGGGCCCTTCAGGTCGAGCACGTACGACGTGCGGTTGGCCAGAACCGCGGGCGATGCCCCGGTGGCGCCGTACGCAGAGGGTGCGGCGCCCTGCCGGGCCTGCTGCGCCAGGTAGTCGCCGGCGCTGACGCCGGCAAAGACCCCCGTCCGCGAGCCGCGTAACCCGCTCGGCCGGACCCCGGCTAGCTCTAGCGATTCCCAAACGACTTCTAGCCACAGCCGCTGCTGCGGGTCCATCCATTCGGCTTCGCGGGGGCTGATGCCGAAGAACTCCGGCTCGAAGCCGTCGACCGAGCCAAGGAATCCTCCCTTGGGGGGCGCCTCGCCGGCGTATTCGCCGCGCCACCGGTCGGCGGGGTACGGACCCAGCCCCGACGCCCCTCCGGCGAGCAGCTCCCAGAACCCTTCTACCGATTCGGCGCCCGGGAACCGGCAGCCGAGGCCGATGATCGCCAGCGGCTCGTCGATGGCGCCCGCGGCGGGGGTCGCCGCGGCCGGCTCGTCGCCGTGCACCAAGTGCCGGGCGAGCGCGGCGATGTTCGGGTAGTCGTAGGCGATCGTCGGCGGCACCGTGCGCCCGAGCCGCTCCGATAACAGTCCGGACAGCCGCACCGCCGCCAGGGAACCGAGCCCGTACTGCGCGAACGGCGTGCGGCGGTCGACCTCGGCCACGCCCAGCCGGGCCCTCTCGGCGACCTGTTCGGTCAGCCACGCCTCCAGCTCGAGGGTGCGATCGTCTGGCTCGGGGGCCGCAGCGCCGCGGCTCGTGGCGTCGCCGAGCCGCCACTGGCCCACCACCTTCAAGCCGCCCACCAGCAGCAGGTCGCGGGTCGCGCGGCGCTGGGTCTTGCCGCTGCTGGTCTTCGGCACGGCGCCGGGGCGGACGAACGTGACCCGCGTGATCTCGAGTTGGTGCTCCTCGGCCACGGCGCGTACGATCGCCGCGGCGACCTCGTCGGTCGGCAAACGCCGCAGCCACTGCCGCTGCACCTCTTGCACCAGGGCGACGCCCTCTGACTCTTCGCCGACAGTGATCGCGGCGCCGACGCAACCGGCCACGGCGGCGTGCGCGCCCGCGGCGGTTGCTTCGATGTCTTGCGGGTAGTGGTTGGCGCCGTGAACGATCAGCAGGTCTTTCAGTCGGCCGGTGACAAACAGCTCGCCGTCGTGAAGCACCCCCAGGTCGCCGGTACGCAAGTAGCGAAGCGTCGGGTCGCTGGCCAGCACGGCGTGGAACGCTTCTTCGGTCGCCCGGGCGTTCTTCCAGTACCCGGCGGCCACGGTGGGCCCGGCGAGCCAGACCTCGCCGATCTGGCCGGGGCCGCAGGGCCGGCCCGTCTCGGGATCGACGATCGCGGCCCGCACGTTGGCGTCGACCGGCCCGCTGCCGACCAGGGCCCGCGCGTCACTTGCATCCGTCGGAACGAACTCGCCGAGCGCCAGCCGTTGCGGATCGACCTCCACCACCCGCGGCGTCGCCGTCTTCCGCGATCCGGAGACCAGCAGCGTGGTTTCCGCCATGCCGTAGCAGGGGCAGAGCGCCTCGGGGCGGAAGCCGTAGGGGGCGAACGCCTCG from Pirellulimonas nuda includes:
- a CDS encoding SDR family NAD(P)-dependent oxidoreductase, translated to MDHPRPETAPGLPDQAAPDRAPLLLRQALSLPEVLRTRAGAAPDRLLYRFLPDGEQTGGCATYGDLYAAASRVAGELARRGAQGEPVLLVFPEGIDFVSALFGCFYAGAIATPINPPRKNRKAARLAAVVRDSGARMALVDATTLDLLRPLIDADPLLAALEWVSLDAAAGGDAAEARLPDPHSPAFLQYTSGSTGQPKGVVVSHANLIENQRLIRAAFGQDESIVVAGWLPAFHDMGLVGNLLHPLALGGSLVFMPPLAFLQKPIRWLRAISDYGVTCTGGPDFALDLCVRETTQAERAGLDLSRLQVLFNGAEPVRAATVRAFTEAFAPYGFRPEALCPCYGMAETTLLVSGSRKTATPRVVEVDPQRLALGEFVPTDASDARALVGSGPVDANVRAAIVDPETGRPCGPGQIGEVWLAGPTVAAGYWKNARATEEAFHAVLASDPTLRYLRTGDLGVLHDGELFVTGRLKDLLIVHGANHYPQDIEATAAGAHAAVAGCVGAAITVGEESEGVALVQEVQRQWLRRLPTDEVAAAIVRAVAEEHQLEITRVTFVRPGAVPKTSSGKTQRRATRDLLLVGGLKVVGQWRLGDATSRGAAAPEPDDRTLELEAWLTEQVAERARLGVAEVDRRTPFAQYGLGSLAAVRLSGLLSERLGRTVPPTIAYDYPNIAALARHLVHGDEPAAATPAAGAIDEPLAIIGLGCRFPGAESVEGFWELLAGGASGLGPYPADRWRGEYAGEAPPKGGFLGSVDGFEPEFFGISPREAEWMDPQQRLWLEVVWESLELAGVRPSGLRGSRTGVFAGVSAGDYLAQQARQGAAPSAYGATGASPAVLANRTSYVLDLKGPSWSVDTACSSSLVAVHQAAAAVRRGECDLAIAGGVNLILSEETTTALCRAGMLSPGGETRAFAAGADGFVRGEGCGVVVLKRLSAALADGDRVWAVLRGTAVGQDGRSNGLTAPSGPSQQDVIRQALAASGLKPADIDYIEAHGTGTELGDPTEMGALGAVFGERDRPLAVGSVKTNIGHLEGAAGVAGLIKACLALHHGQQPPTLNFAAPSPHIDWSLPLEVSGELRAWPEEEGRVRRAGVSSFGFGGANAHAVLESAPNKAPGTLSEKVPDTFSWVTLSARTPAALAEQARRWAGAITPATPVAEIAAVAARREVFGHRLAVGASDSAVLREKLLQWLASDRREGGVPADAAPPADIAAWLASGAPLVAGPLPALTLPTYPFERRRYWFPVDPAAGRGAAGPVVHPLLGRGLDLAGGQHVFEVDLARVGWLNDHQVQGAPTLPAAAYIEMAAAAGGLVNASQAWRLVDLKIERRVTPAAGQDARLQTQLTPAGEGWSIAFFSRDAGAWVRSATGRLLQRGEASQRIAAGAAALAPRDVADHYRTCSAYGLDYQNAFRGLRTLHGAAGYAEATLAAAGATPLLDCALQAIAATLSDDQQVAWVPVGAAEAWADLPDGQQSVAARVASRQEGDFLLADVDLLLGERPVGALRGVRLARVAAPQSPYFQLTWAPRLRATEPAWQPPALDLSSAISGARQRGRHALVAARRDALGELERISTLWGAEALAELCGARRVGDAVDHLPVVPANRQRLLERIVAMLREDGWLVADERGLRLARPIVAGEAARALAEAQQGLQAAAPELAVIAACAPRLVDVLLERCEPLELLFPSSGGGAADLYRTSIGAQALNETVADAVEACVARLPAGRSLRVLEIGAGSGATTEGVLRRGWADRLRYTFTDVAPAFLAPAKRRFAGRGLDGDGLSFEVLDIESDPAGQGFAAGGYDVVIAANVLHATADLARSVRHARRLLAPGGVLVLVEGTRPLRWLDLSFGMLDGWWRGEDASLRAGYPLIDESRWAGLLGSEGFAEAACLSLAEPRGGSPENSVIVASIATGAIESTADFGEIDVVALDGTPLLGLENEIARRRGSASVAGVSNPAQGVRTTLFTAMDEAASGEDAQRYTTRVIDAVQRASGADRFVLVTRGAQSAMGGDSPAAAAAWGVLRSLAHERPQAACRRIDLPSATEPDVIAVVDELLSDSTEPEIVLAGGRRLAARLCAAGGVAAEADGARVAEIAQRGSIDGVRLARLPRRPLAAGEVEIAVEAAGLNFRDVLNTLGRYPGEPPLGGECSGSVRAIGAGVSRFLPGDHVIAIAPRTFADRVVAPEEVVALAPATCSLTEAATLPIAMLTASLALEEIGELCPCQRVLIHAATGGVGLAAVQIAAARGAQVYATASRAKHVALLDTPVAAAFDSRSPGFAAGVMASTQGQGVDVVLNALGESFVAENLKALAHGGRYIDLTKPEGDVATQIAALRPDVVYSQVDLAHACEADPAMVSRLLSDIVTRVDAGELKPLPLHPYGLDRLGDAMRAMQRAEHIGKLLVCPGGAGEPAAPPAVIRADGAYVVAGGLGDLGLETARLLAARGAGVIGLVGRSEPTAAQLQAVRAIEADGARVVVALADISDRAQLAAALDEVRAAGAPIRGVVHSAGALADGLIEAQTAETVARVFAAKARGGWLLHELTAGDPVELFVVYSSLAGLLGSPGQSNHAAANAYLDALVAWRRRQGLPGLALQWGPWAGIGEAARRGVEQRTDLAGLDPLSPARGLDAMRRLLTSGVASVLIAPLDVQRMSPTRRAAPVFELLRDQRAEASAAAAPGFLEAYHAAPRFARRGLLATHLKQQLAAVLGMRDAQQIASDAALFELGLDSLTTLELKNALTASLGVETPANLVFDYPTIDRLAEHLAGLMDAAKPQQSLTPPAADEATTPATRSRQPEANPLGPKPPSRRSQPSAQPATELAVASVLQDLAALEDELQSWDAAR